A single region of the Candidatus Marinarcus aquaticus genome encodes:
- a CDS encoding HD domain-containing phosphohydrolase: MLEKSQIAKKEITLLYVEDEEFIRNELTSVFEMIAHKVIVATDGQEGFEAFKKNDVDLIITDINMPNMNGFEMLKAIREIRSDVPAIILSAYSQSDFIRKANEIDSINEYLIKPVDISLLLNKINKIIQKVEAKRAHKELVKLLEQYKLAVDSSSIVSKTDSKGIITYVNDVFCEISGYSKKELLGKNHNILRHPDMPKETFKELWTTIKTEKKLWQGKIKNRTKEGGYYIVEATIVPILNEEGEVQEYIAMRYDITELEAYKELLEGQVATSQDSLQSKVHTIKEYEKIMDLSMGQIRIALNGDILFINEQMQTILQMRQDQAVQTTFNELFEKESFDDITTQIKKEDFFKGTIKGTNKQGEKFFLDMTLRAIHSLDGITTQYLGMAKDITPTILLHQEIEDTQKDVIFSLGTIGEARSKETGNHVKRVAEYSYLLAKKLNLSEAEAQLIRMASPMHDIGKVGIPDAILNKPGKLTAEEWNLMQTHATIGYEMLKNSNREILKASAVVAHEHHEKWNGKGYPRGLKAEEIHIFGRITAVADVFDALGSDRCYKKAWPLEKILRMFEEEKAEHFDPKVIEVFFDNLDEFLAIRDTYNDEYVDEEELEALR; encoded by the coding sequence ATGTTGGAAAAAAGTCAAATAGCAAAAAAAGAGATAACTCTTTTATATGTAGAAGATGAAGAATTTATTCGAAATGAACTCACCTCCGTCTTTGAAATGATTGCACACAAGGTAATTGTGGCAACTGATGGTCAAGAGGGATTTGAAGCGTTTAAAAAAAATGACGTAGATTTGATTATTACTGACATTAATATGCCCAATATGAATGGGTTTGAGATGTTAAAAGCCATTCGTGAAATCAGAAGTGATGTTCCAGCAATCATTCTTTCTGCGTACAGTCAATCAGATTTTATTCGAAAAGCCAATGAAATTGATTCTATTAATGAATATTTGATCAAACCTGTAGATATTTCACTGCTTTTAAATAAAATCAATAAAATCATTCAAAAAGTAGAAGCCAAGCGGGCACATAAAGAGTTGGTCAAACTGCTTGAACAGTATAAACTGGCAGTTGACAGCAGTTCAATTGTATCAAAAACCGATTCTAAGGGTATTATTACGTATGTCAATGATGTTTTTTGTGAAATCTCTGGTTATAGTAAAAAAGAACTTCTGGGTAAAAATCATAATATTCTACGTCATCCTGACATGCCAAAAGAGACATTTAAAGAGTTGTGGACGACGATTAAAACTGAGAAAAAACTCTGGCAAGGAAAGATAAAAAATCGGACCAAAGAGGGTGGATATTATATTGTAGAAGCCACTATTGTACCTATTTTAAACGAAGAGGGTGAGGTGCAAGAGTATATTGCCATGCGTTATGACATCACGGAGCTTGAAGCCTATAAAGAGTTACTTGAAGGTCAAGTAGCCACTTCACAAGACTCCTTACAAAGTAAAGTGCATACCATTAAAGAGTATGAAAAAATCATGGATTTAAGCATGGGGCAAATTCGTATTGCGTTAAATGGAGATATTTTATTTATAAATGAGCAGATGCAAACTATTTTACAAATGAGACAAGATCAAGCGGTACAAACAACATTTAATGAACTGTTTGAAAAAGAATCTTTTGATGACATTACAACTCAAATTAAAAAAGAGGACTTTTTTAAAGGCACCATTAAAGGAACAAACAAGCAAGGCGAAAAGTTTTTTTTAGATATGACGCTTCGAGCTATTCACAGTTTAGATGGTATTACAACACAATATTTAGGAATGGCAAAAGACATTACGCCCACTATTTTATTGCATCAAGAGATTGAAGATACTCAAAAAGATGTGATTTTCTCTTTAGGTACCATTGGAGAAGCTCGAAGTAAAGAGACAGGGAACCACGTAAAACGTGTGGCAGAGTACTCATATTTGTTGGCTAAAAAACTCAATTTAAGTGAAGCAGAGGCACAACTTATTCGAATGGCTTCACCGATGCATGATATTGGGAAAGTGGGTATTCCCGATGCCATTTTAAATAAACCGGGGAAACTCACGGCTGAAGAGTGGAACCTCATGCAAACACACGCCACGATTGGGTATGAGATGTTGAAAAACTCCAATCGAGAAATTCTTAAAGCTTCAGCAGTGGTCGCGCATGAGCATCACGAAAAATGGAATGGGAAAGGGTATCCCAGAGGTCTTAAAGCCGAAGAAATTCATATCTTTGGACGAATCACTGCCGTAGCAGATGTCTTTGATGCATTAGGAAGTGACCGCTGTTATAAAAAAGCGTGGCCTTTAGAGAAAATTTTAAGGATGTTTGAAGAGGAAAAAGCTGAACACTTTGATCCTAAAGTTATTGAGGTCTTTTTTGATAATCTGGATGAATTTTTAGCCATACGTGATACGTATAATGACGAATATGTTGATGAAGAAGAGCTTGAGGCTTTAAGATAG
- the amrS gene encoding AmmeMemoRadiSam system radical SAM enzyme, whose translation MNYYEEVNGKLVCLLCNHYCQLKKKQTGLCGVNKNTGDKIECLVYGYIAALNIDPIEKKPLYHFLPASRSLSLGTVGCNFKCAFCQNWGISQEKEINKEQYIPPRYIVDLALSHHCQSISYTYNEPTIFYPYAKEIAKLAHEEGLKNVFVSNGFESLEVVNDMAGLIDAVNIDLKTFNENYYKKLGGSLDIVLRNLELFKEKNIWTEVTTLIVPTKNDTPEELESLARFIKEKVGETTPWHISAFHPDYKEKKLPPTSFESLNKAYEIGKKVGLKYVYRGNVSVNNDTLCSHCQNVLIQRERMQVVQNHLKNGQCQVCGKPLEGVYNET comes from the coding sequence ATGAATTATTATGAAGAAGTCAACGGAAAACTTGTCTGTCTTCTTTGTAATCACTATTGCCAATTAAAAAAAAAACAAACGGGTTTGTGTGGGGTGAATAAAAATACTGGAGATAAAATTGAGTGTTTGGTGTATGGATATATTGCAGCCTTAAATATTGACCCCATAGAGAAAAAGCCACTCTATCACTTTTTACCGGCAAGCAGATCGCTTTCTTTGGGAACAGTAGGGTGTAATTTTAAGTGTGCCTTTTGCCAAAACTGGGGCATCTCACAAGAAAAAGAGATCAATAAAGAACAGTATATTCCACCTCGTTATATTGTTGATCTAGCACTTTCTCATCACTGTCAATCAATTTCATATACGTACAATGAACCTACGATATTTTATCCCTATGCCAAAGAGATTGCAAAGTTGGCACACGAAGAAGGTCTTAAAAATGTGTTTGTCAGTAATGGGTTTGAAAGTTTAGAAGTGGTCAATGACATGGCAGGTTTGATTGATGCTGTGAATATTGATTTAAAAACTTTTAATGAAAATTATTATAAAAAGTTAGGTGGAAGTTTAGACATTGTTTTAAGAAATTTGGAACTTTTTAAAGAGAAAAATATCTGGACAGAAGTGACGACACTTATTGTACCAACTAAAAATGATACGCCTGAAGAGTTGGAATCCCTTGCGCGATTTATTAAAGAAAAAGTGGGAGAAACAACACCTTGGCATATCAGTGCTTTTCATCCCGATTATAAAGAGAAAAAGTTGCCTCCCACTTCGTTTGAATCGTTGAATAAAGCGTATGAAATTGGTAAAAAAGTAGGTTTAAAGTATGTTTATCGCGGCAATGTTTCTGTCAATAATGACACCTTGTGTTCACACTGTCAAAATGTGTTGATACAAAGAGAACGTATGCAAGTAGTACAAAACCATCTAAAAAATGGTCAATGCCAAGTTTGCGGTAAGCCATTGGAAGGAGTTTATAATGAAACATAG
- the hemH gene encoding ferrochelatase yields MQSKYKKALVLLNMGGPRNKEELELFLRNMFNDKNILTMKSDLLRSMIASLIVYSRKNSAWENYEAIGGESPINGLTQQLIDKLQSQLPETYVTQAMRYTPPFAAKCVEQIKQQGIEEVTLLPLYPQYSTTTTKSSVEDFVERANNQFKLKVIEPFYENQTYNQAIIESIKKQINSSNDYNLIFSAHGLPQKIVDKGDPYEKEVKAHVALLSQLLQQEGYSFESINLAYQSKVGPLKWLEPSLESMLEKFKDKKVLIYPIAFIIDNSETDFELAIEYKEVAEDLGIKEYKVCPCVNDSDLFIEAIKELI; encoded by the coding sequence ATGCAGAGTAAATATAAGAAGGCTTTGGTTTTATTGAATATGGGAGGCCCTCGAAACAAAGAGGAGCTTGAACTTTTTTTACGTAATATGTTTAACGATAAAAATATTTTGACCATGAAGAGCGATTTGTTGCGTTCAATGATTGCTTCATTGATAGTCTACTCAAGAAAAAACAGTGCTTGGGAGAATTATGAAGCCATTGGTGGAGAATCTCCAATCAATGGCTTAACACAACAACTCATTGATAAATTGCAATCCCAACTTCCTGAAACTTATGTCACCCAAGCGATGCGTTATACGCCCCCTTTTGCAGCTAAATGTGTAGAACAAATTAAACAACAAGGTATTGAAGAGGTCACACTTTTACCTCTGTATCCACAATACTCAACAACCACCACAAAATCAAGTGTGGAAGATTTTGTTGAGCGTGCGAATAATCAATTTAAACTTAAGGTCATTGAACCTTTTTATGAAAACCAAACTTATAATCAAGCCATTATAGAAAGTATCAAAAAACAAATCAACAGTTCAAATGATTATAATTTGATTTTTTCAGCACATGGTTTGCCACAAAAAATAGTGGACAAAGGGGACCCTTATGAGAAAGAAGTTAAAGCTCATGTGGCTCTTTTATCTCAACTTTTACAACAAGAGGGATACTCTTTTGAATCCATTAATTTAGCATACCAATCCAAAGTGGGACCACTTAAGTGGTTGGAACCATCATTAGAGAGTATGCTTGAGAAGTTTAAAGACAAAAAAGTATTGATTTATCCCATTGCCTTTATTATTGATAACTCTGAAACTGACTTTGAATTGGCCATTGAGTATAAAGAAGTAGCTGAAGATTTGGGTATTAAAGAGTACAAAGTCTGCCCTTGCGTGAATGACAGCGACCTATTTATTGAGGCAATCAAAGAGCTAATATGA
- a CDS encoding metal ABC transporter ATP-binding protein: MSHYIEIKNLSYSYDQSQNVIENINLDIEPSDFLAIIGPNGGGKSTLLKLILGLLKPKTGQIKLNVKRESIGYVPQNTNLNVNFPITALEVVLMGHIGSKRPLLGYSKEEVECAMHSLKQVGMHEFAQKKIGDLSGGQRQRVFIARALCAHPKIILLDEPTASIDVKGQQAIYDLLKELSNNIAIVVVSHDISVLLHYAKNVAHINKSLVYHPLNEMQESIPKEGHLCEVELLSALGNHHVCGCSHEKGESC, from the coding sequence TTGAGTCATTATATTGAGATAAAAAATTTATCATACTCTTATGACCAATCACAAAATGTGATTGAGAACATTAATTTAGATATTGAACCAAGTGATTTTTTGGCCATCATTGGTCCCAATGGTGGAGGAAAATCGACATTATTAAAACTGATTTTAGGATTATTAAAACCTAAAACAGGACAAATAAAACTCAATGTCAAACGTGAAAGTATTGGTTATGTTCCTCAAAACACCAATTTAAATGTGAACTTTCCAATTACTGCATTAGAAGTCGTATTGATGGGACACATCGGTTCTAAAAGACCTCTTTTAGGTTACAGCAAAGAGGAAGTAGAGTGTGCCATGCATTCGCTTAAACAAGTAGGTATGCATGAGTTTGCACAAAAGAAGATTGGGGATTTATCAGGTGGTCAACGGCAACGTGTCTTTATTGCACGTGCATTGTGTGCACACCCTAAAATCATACTCTTAGATGAACCCACTGCAAGTATTGATGTCAAAGGGCAACAAGCCATTTATGATTTACTCAAAGAGTTGAGTAACAACATTGCGATTGTGGTGGTCAGCCATGATATCTCTGTATTGTTACATTATGCAAAAAACGTGGCGCACATCAATAAGAGTTTGGTCTATCACCCTTTAAATGAGATGCAAGAGAGTATTCCCAAAGAGGGGCATTTGTGTGAAGTGGAGCTTTTATCTGCGTTGGGTAATCACCATGTGTGTGGATGCAGTCATGAAAAAGGGGAGTCATGTTAG
- the amrA gene encoding AmmeMemoRadiSam system protein A, giving the protein MSNETFEQVLLHIARKSIKSCLDEKSEVDEAQYFKEYPQLQEKKATFVTLYLNGNLRGCIGSLVASRTLFEDIVSNAKAAAFGDPRFEKLTVQEFEHIDIELSILSEPQALAYDSVEELKSKVKIGQHGVVLKYKNHQATFLPQVWEQLNSFELFFEHLCLKAGLGKNCLIFKPEIYLYTVTKLK; this is encoded by the coding sequence ATGAGTAACGAAACATTTGAGCAGGTTTTATTACACATAGCACGAAAAAGCATTAAAAGCTGTTTGGATGAAAAGAGCGAAGTTGATGAAGCACAATACTTCAAAGAGTATCCTCAACTTCAAGAGAAAAAAGCAACCTTTGTAACACTGTATCTCAATGGAAATTTACGAGGTTGCATTGGCTCTTTGGTTGCAAGCAGAACACTGTTTGAAGATATTGTGTCTAATGCTAAAGCGGCTGCTTTTGGTGACCCAAGATTTGAAAAGCTCACTGTACAAGAGTTTGAACACATTGATATAGAGCTTTCTATTTTGAGTGAACCTCAAGCTTTAGCCTATGATAGTGTGGAAGAGTTAAAGTCAAAAGTTAAGATAGGACAACATGGAGTTGTTTTAAAATATAAAAATCATCAAGCGACATTCTTGCCACAAGTATGGGAACAGTTGAATAGTTTTGAACTCTTTTTTGAACACTTGTGTTTAAAAGCAGGATTAGGAAAAAACTGTCTGATATTCAAACCAGAGATTTACCTTTATACGGTTACAAAGTTGAAATAA
- the amrB gene encoding AmmeMemoRadiSam system protein B, whose amino-acid sequence MKHRKASFSGSFYPNSAKEIEKMIVQMRVSNETQTDMHDIKAMIAPHAGYIYSGYTANKAYSLVQEHNVHPKRIVVIGPSHRIYLKGASIALYDDYETPLGDISIDYEFSAKLKEQFDELSFNPLAHSEHSTETQMPFIKTYFPNTQVVEIVYGDISVESLCDIIREIMVQSHTFIVISTDLSHFHTQEEANILDAQFLKAIETMDIEALETKCEACGITGVEALIQWAKENKLQTQVLDYRTSMNTNHDASKVVGYTSAIIGER is encoded by the coding sequence ATGAAACATAGAAAAGCGAGTTTTTCAGGAAGTTTTTATCCCAACAGTGCCAAAGAGATTGAAAAAATGATTGTGCAAATGCGTGTAAGTAATGAGACACAAACAGACATGCATGATATTAAAGCGATGATTGCGCCACATGCGGGGTATATTTACAGTGGGTATACCGCCAATAAAGCATACAGTTTGGTGCAAGAACACAACGTGCATCCTAAACGTATTGTGGTCATTGGTCCATCTCATCGTATCTATTTAAAGGGGGCCAGTATTGCCTTGTATGATGATTATGAGACCCCTTTAGGAGATATCAGTATTGATTATGAGTTCTCTGCAAAACTCAAAGAGCAGTTTGATGAACTCTCTTTTAACCCATTGGCACACAGTGAGCACTCGACTGAAACGCAGATGCCTTTTATTAAAACCTATTTTCCTAATACGCAAGTTGTAGAGATTGTGTATGGGGATATTTCAGTAGAGAGCTTGTGTGATATCATCAGAGAAATTATGGTACAATCGCACACTTTTATTGTCATCAGTACAGACTTAAGCCATTTTCATACTCAAGAAGAGGCCAACATCTTAGATGCACAGTTTTTAAAAGCGATTGAAACAATGGATATTGAAGCACTTGAAACAAAGTGTGAAGCCTGTGGTATTACAGGGGTTGAGGCATTGATTCAATGGGCAAAAGAGAATAAGTTACAAACACAAGTATTGGATTATCGAACCAGTATGAATACCAACCACGATGCTTCTAAAGTGGTGGGATACACATCAGCAATCATTGGAGAGAGATAG
- a CDS encoding ATP-binding cassette domain-containing protein → MNSVLSIESLTFGYTKEQLIYDDFNLSLNKGEVKAIVGPSGCGKTTLFELITNNLLPQSGSISVSKVSSIYQDPYSSFHPTYTIYEQINDVVDDMSELSSLLKELHLEESLIDKKPHELSGGQLQRCSILRALLMKPDVLLVDEPTSALDNVIALEVMQLLMKFLHKCGILLITHDMFLAQWCSDTIIDLNEHRNNNAE, encoded by the coding sequence GTGAACAGTGTTTTAAGTATCGAGTCATTGACCTTTGGTTACACAAAAGAACAACTCATTTATGATGATTTTAATCTTTCACTTAATAAAGGGGAAGTCAAAGCCATAGTAGGACCAAGTGGGTGTGGTAAAACAACGCTGTTTGAACTGATTACCAATAATTTATTACCACAAAGCGGAAGTATTTCTGTATCAAAGGTGAGTTCAATTTATCAAGATCCGTACAGTTCGTTTCATCCAACATATACTATTTATGAACAAATCAATGATGTGGTTGATGATATGAGTGAATTAAGCAGTCTGTTAAAAGAGTTGCATTTAGAAGAGTCGTTGATTGATAAAAAACCTCATGAACTCAGTGGGGGACAACTTCAACGATGTTCTATTTTAAGGGCATTGTTGATGAAACCTGATGTGCTGCTTGTAGATGAGCCCACATCGGCTTTGGATAACGTGATAGCCTTAGAAGTGATGCAGCTGTTGATGAAGTTTTTGCATAAATGTGGTATTCTTTTAATAACACACGATATGTTTTTAGCCCAATGGTGCAGTGATACAATTATTGATTTGAATGAACATAGGAATAACAATGCAGAGTAA
- a CDS encoding ElyC/SanA/YdcF family protein, which yields MAFTLKKVISFFLMPLSIIAILFFIGLYFFWTRRYNKANVVLVTTFLLFLLVGFAPLSNMLVKPLENRYHTVETYDENIEYILLLGGNFKTRGDEALRLYHQHEDIKIITSGYGGYNPISDAKSAALKLMDVGIPKEDILVEEKSQDTHEEALMMKQYVQDRPFYLVTSALHMPRAMLLFEQEGLKPIAAPTDFIQVQHLGMLKLFNANNILITQRAMHEYIGIVYTQIKEGIKTLKGFL from the coding sequence ATGGCATTTACATTAAAAAAAGTCATTTCATTTTTTTTAATGCCATTATCGATTATTGCGATACTTTTTTTTATAGGGTTGTATTTTTTTTGGACAAGAAGATATAACAAAGCCAATGTGGTTTTAGTCACTACATTTTTACTGTTTTTACTCGTTGGGTTTGCACCACTTTCCAATATGTTGGTCAAACCTTTAGAGAATCGTTATCATACAGTAGAGACCTATGATGAAAATATTGAGTATATTTTACTGTTGGGTGGAAACTTTAAAACGAGAGGCGATGAAGCGCTTCGTTTGTATCATCAACATGAAGATATTAAAATTATTACTTCAGGGTATGGAGGATACAATCCCATCAGTGATGCAAAAAGTGCGGCACTTAAGCTGATGGATGTGGGTATTCCAAAAGAGGACATCTTGGTTGAAGAAAAGAGTCAAGATACGCATGAAGAAGCTTTAATGATGAAGCAATATGTTCAAGACCGACCTTTTTATTTGGTCACCTCTGCACTTCATATGCCAAGAGCCATGTTGCTTTTTGAACAAGAAGGTTTAAAGCCCATTGCAGCACCCACGGATTTTATCCAAGTGCAACATTTAGGGATGTTAAAACTTTTCAATGCTAACAATATACTTATCACGCAAAGAGCAATGCATGAGTATATTGGTATCGTATATACCCAGATAAAAGAGGGTATTAAAACATTAAAAGGGTTTTTATAA